From Actinopolyspora lacussalsi, a single genomic window includes:
- a CDS encoding phosphoribosylanthranilate isomerase (product_source=KO:K01817; cath_funfam=3.20.20.70; cog=COG0106; ko=KO:K01817; pfam=PF00977; superfamily=51366; tigrfam=TIGR01919) — MTFTLLPAVDVADGQAVRLVQGAAGTETSYGDPLQAALAWQRAGAEWVHLVDLDAAFGRGSNRELLADVVAKLDVDVELSGGIRDDDSLRAALDTGCARVNLGTAALEDPEWTARVVAEHGQRVAVGLDVRIGERGHRLAARGWTRDGGDLWEVLDRLDAAGCCRYVVTDVSKDGTLGGPNLSLLRAVCEHTSAPVVASGGVSTVDDLVALAGLEPFGLEGSIVGKALYAGNFTLPEALEAVRG; from the coding sequence GTGACTTTCACGCTGCTTCCCGCTGTTGACGTTGCCGATGGGCAGGCCGTGCGTCTGGTGCAGGGTGCCGCGGGCACCGAGACCTCCTACGGGGATCCGTTGCAAGCCGCGTTGGCGTGGCAGCGGGCGGGGGCGGAGTGGGTTCACCTCGTGGATCTGGACGCCGCCTTCGGACGTGGCTCGAACCGGGAACTGCTCGCCGACGTGGTCGCGAAACTGGACGTCGACGTCGAGCTCTCCGGTGGTATCCGGGACGACGATTCGTTGCGCGCCGCGCTGGACACCGGTTGCGCCAGGGTGAACCTCGGTACGGCCGCGCTGGAGGATCCGGAGTGGACCGCGAGAGTGGTCGCCGAGCACGGTCAGCGCGTCGCGGTCGGTCTGGACGTGCGGATCGGCGAGCGGGGCCACCGGTTGGCAGCGCGCGGTTGGACACGCGACGGCGGGGACCTGTGGGAGGTGCTCGACAGGTTGGACGCCGCCGGCTGCTGTCGCTACGTGGTCACCGATGTCAGCAAGGACGGCACGCTGGGCGGCCCGAACCTGTCGTTGCTCCGTGCCGTCTGCGAGCACACGTCCGCGCCGGTGGTGGCCTCCGGCGGTGTCTCCACTGTGGATGATCTGGTCGCGCTCGCCGGGCTGGAGCCGTTCGGGCTCGAGGGCTCGATCGTGGGCAAGGCGTTGTACGCGGGCAACTTCACCCTCCCCGAGGCACTCGAAGCCGTCAGGGGATGA
- a CDS encoding cyclase (product_source=KO:K02500; cath_funfam=3.20.20.70; cog=COG0107; ko=KO:K02500; pfam=PF00977; superfamily=51366; tigrfam=TIGR00735), whose translation MAVAVRVIPCLDVDQGRVVKGVNFTGLVDAGDPVELARRYDGEWADELTFLDVTASSADRETTYDVVRGTADQVFIPLTVGGGVRGPDDVDRLLRAGADKVSLNTAAIADPELLRTASRRFGAQCVVLSVDARRVPSDGTETASGFEVTTHGGRRGTGICAVEWAARAERLGVGEVLLNSMDADGTKAGFDLEMIRAVRAAVRVPLIASGGAGEVGHFAPAVHAGADAVLAASVFHFGELTIEQVKNAMRAEGITVR comes from the coding sequence ATGGCGGTCGCTGTGCGTGTGATCCCCTGTCTGGACGTCGACCAGGGGCGAGTGGTCAAGGGAGTCAATTTCACCGGGCTGGTCGATGCGGGGGATCCGGTGGAGTTGGCCCGTCGCTACGACGGCGAGTGGGCCGACGAGCTGACCTTCCTCGACGTCACGGCCTCCTCCGCAGACCGGGAAACCACCTACGACGTGGTTCGTGGCACGGCCGACCAGGTTTTCATTCCGCTGACGGTGGGAGGCGGGGTGCGCGGGCCCGATGACGTGGACCGGCTGCTCCGCGCCGGGGCGGACAAGGTCAGCCTCAACACCGCGGCGATCGCCGATCCGGAACTTCTCCGCACGGCGTCGCGCCGGTTCGGCGCACAGTGCGTGGTGCTGTCCGTCGATGCCAGGAGGGTTCCGTCCGACGGCACGGAAACCGCCTCCGGGTTCGAGGTCACCACGCACGGCGGTCGCAGGGGAACCGGGATCTGCGCGGTGGAGTGGGCGGCCAGAGCCGAACGACTCGGTGTCGGTGAGGTACTGCTCAACTCCATGGACGCGGACGGCACCAAGGCGGGGTTCGACCTGGAGATGATCCGTGCCGTGCGTGCCGCCGTCCGGGTTCCGCTCATCGCGAGTGGTGGCGCGGGAGAGGTGGGGCACTTCGCGCCTGCCGTGCACGCCGGAGCGGACGCCGTACTGGCCGCCAGTGTTTTCCACTTCGGTGAACTGACCATCGAGCAAGTCAAGAACGCCATGCGAGCGGAGGGGATCACGGTCCGATGA
- a CDS encoding phosphoribosyl-AMP cyclohydrolase (product_source=KO:K01496; cath_funfam=2.130.10.10; cog=COG0139; ko=KO:K01496; pfam=PF01502; superfamily=141734) — protein sequence MTSSASQGETLDPAIAARLKRNGDGLIAAVAQQHDTGRVLMMAWMDDEALRLTLRDRRATYYSRSRARHWVKGESSGHTQYVREVRLDCDGDTVLLLVEQHGAACHTGAPDCFESDVLLSSEVGTAAE from the coding sequence ATGACCTCATCGGCAAGTCAGGGAGAGACCCTCGACCCGGCGATCGCCGCGAGACTCAAGCGCAACGGGGACGGGTTGATCGCCGCCGTGGCCCAACAGCACGACACCGGTCGGGTGCTGATGATGGCCTGGATGGATGACGAGGCGCTGCGGCTCACACTGCGCGACAGGCGCGCCACCTACTATTCGCGCAGTCGCGCCAGGCACTGGGTCAAGGGCGAGTCGTCCGGCCACACGCAGTACGTGCGCGAGGTCCGGCTCGACTGCGACGGCGACACCGTGCTGCTGCTCGTGGAGCAGCACGGCGCCGCCTGCCACACGGGTGCCCCCGACTGTTTCGAGTCCGACGTGCTGTTGAGCTCCGAGGTAGGGACCGCCGCCGAGTGA
- a CDS encoding AcrR family transcriptional regulator (product_source=COG1309; cath_funfam=1.10.10.60; cog=COG1309; pfam=PF00440; superfamily=46689,48498), which produces MRSDSHDNEETRLRRGRRGGDRSTRGELLEAARAAFIENGYEGATVRGIASRAGVDPAMVRHWFGGKEGLFTAAVAIPIEPGKALPLLLDGPDERLAERMLGMFLSVWDEAGGGEFTALIRSLSVRDSAVRMLREFLSTALFGRLLRELGSDEPELRATLCGSQVVGLGMMRYVVRMEPLASADHETVVATIAPSLQRYLTGSLRPDRSRTP; this is translated from the coding sequence GTGCGATCGGACAGCCACGACAACGAGGAGACCCGGCTGCGACGGGGCAGGCGTGGCGGTGATCGAAGTACCAGGGGCGAATTGCTCGAGGCGGCCCGAGCCGCGTTCATCGAGAACGGCTACGAGGGTGCCACCGTGCGGGGCATCGCGAGCCGGGCGGGCGTGGATCCCGCGATGGTGCGGCACTGGTTCGGTGGCAAGGAGGGACTGTTCACCGCGGCGGTGGCCATACCGATCGAGCCGGGAAAGGCGCTGCCGCTGCTGCTGGACGGCCCCGACGAGCGACTGGCGGAGCGGATGCTGGGGATGTTCCTGTCGGTTTGGGACGAAGCGGGAGGCGGCGAGTTCACCGCGCTGATACGCAGCCTGTCCGTGCGGGACAGCGCGGTACGCATGTTGCGGGAGTTCCTCAGCACCGCGCTGTTCGGCAGGCTGCTGCGTGAGCTGGGCTCCGACGAACCCGAGCTGCGTGCCACGCTGTGCGGATCACAGGTGGTCGGCCTGGGCATGATGCGCTACGTGGTACGCATGGAACCACTGGCCAGCGCCGACCACGAGACCGTGGTGGCTACCATCGCCCCCAGCCTGCAGCGTTACCTGACCGGATCGCTGCGACCGGACCGTTCGCGGACCCCGTGA
- a CDS encoding anthranilate synthase component 1 (product_source=KO:K01657; cath_funfam=3.60.120.10; cog=COG0147; ko=KO:K01657; pfam=PF00425,PF04715; superfamily=56322; tigrfam=TIGR00564): protein MVGDGDIGTSSPSRAEFRELAVGRRVIPVVRRLLADDETPLGLYRKLARNESGTFLFESAENGRSWSRWSFVGVRSAAALTVRDGESQWLGTPPTGLPTEGDPMTTLRETLRLLHTDPLPGLPPLTGGMVGYLGYDTVRRFELLPEETEDDLGIPEMVMLFATDLAALDHHEGTVTLIANAVNWDDSPERVDAAYDDAVARLDEMTRRLHAPAPSTVATFSRPEPEFTRYRDSERHREAVRRAKEAIHEGEAFQVVVSQRFEMRTDAQALDIYRILRTTNPSPYMYLLRLPDPADDQPFDIVGSSPESLVKVRDGNATTYPIAGTRWRGADEDEDVALEKELINDEKERAEHLMLVDLARNDLGRVCRPGSVHPVEFFRVERYSHVMHIVSSVTGELAEDHNALDAVTACFPAGTLSGAPKPRAMRIIEELEPTRRAQYGGVVGYFDFAGNADTAIAIRTALLRHGIAYVQAGGGIVADSDPVAEDQECLNKARAVLNAVATAGTLRRPADEPVARIDTTPDGRVDEFRAGTPSPESGGPLPK, encoded by the coding sequence ATGGTCGGCGACGGTGACATCGGCACTAGCAGCCCATCGCGAGCCGAATTCCGTGAGCTCGCCGTGGGGCGCCGGGTAATCCCGGTCGTGCGGCGACTGCTCGCGGATGACGAGACGCCGCTCGGGCTGTATCGCAAATTGGCGCGCAACGAGTCCGGGACGTTCCTGTTCGAGTCCGCGGAGAACGGGCGTTCCTGGTCGCGCTGGTCCTTCGTGGGAGTGCGCAGCGCCGCTGCTCTCACGGTGCGTGACGGTGAATCGCAGTGGCTGGGGACACCGCCGACGGGGTTGCCCACCGAAGGTGACCCGATGACTACGCTCCGCGAGACCCTGCGACTGTTGCACACCGATCCGTTGCCCGGGTTGCCGCCGCTGACCGGCGGAATGGTCGGTTATCTCGGCTACGACACCGTCCGCAGGTTCGAACTCCTGCCGGAGGAGACCGAGGACGATCTCGGTATCCCGGAGATGGTGATGCTCTTCGCCACCGATCTCGCCGCGCTGGATCACCACGAGGGAACCGTCACGTTGATCGCCAACGCGGTCAACTGGGACGACAGCCCCGAGCGGGTGGACGCGGCCTACGACGACGCCGTAGCCAGGCTCGACGAGATGACACGACGGTTGCACGCCCCCGCGCCCTCCACCGTGGCGACCTTTTCCCGGCCGGAGCCGGAGTTCACCCGCTACCGCGACTCCGAACGACACCGGGAGGCGGTGCGCCGAGCCAAGGAGGCGATCCACGAGGGCGAGGCGTTCCAGGTGGTCGTCTCGCAGCGCTTCGAGATGCGTACCGACGCGCAGGCGCTGGACATCTACCGGATACTGCGCACGACCAATCCGAGTCCCTACATGTACCTGCTGCGGCTGCCCGACCCCGCCGATGACCAGCCGTTCGACATCGTGGGATCCAGCCCCGAGTCGTTGGTCAAGGTACGGGACGGCAACGCCACTACCTATCCCATCGCCGGTACCAGGTGGCGGGGCGCCGACGAGGACGAGGACGTGGCCCTCGAAAAGGAACTCATCAACGACGAGAAGGAGCGTGCCGAGCACCTCATGCTCGTCGATCTGGCCCGCAACGACCTGGGAAGGGTGTGTCGTCCCGGATCGGTGCACCCCGTGGAGTTCTTCCGCGTGGAGCGCTACAGCCACGTCATGCACATCGTCTCCTCGGTCACCGGTGAGCTCGCGGAGGACCACAACGCGCTCGACGCGGTGACCGCCTGTTTCCCCGCGGGCACGCTGTCCGGGGCGCCCAAGCCTCGTGCCATGCGGATAATCGAGGAGCTGGAGCCGACACGGCGTGCGCAGTACGGCGGAGTGGTCGGCTACTTCGATTTCGCGGGCAACGCCGACACGGCCATCGCCATCCGCACCGCGCTGCTGCGGCACGGCATCGCGTACGTGCAGGCTGGCGGCGGTATCGTCGCCGACTCGGACCCGGTGGCCGAGGACCAGGAGTGCCTGAACAAGGCCAGGGCGGTGCTCAATGCCGTAGCCACCGCGGGGACACTCCGCCGCCCGGCGGACGAACCGGTTGCCCGGATCGACACCACACCCGACGGCCGCGTCGACGAGTTCCGAGCCGGCACTCCGTCCCCGGAGTCGGGAGGCCCGCTTCCGAAGTGA
- a CDS encoding putative membrane protein (TIGR02234 family) (product_source=TIGR02234; pfam=PF09534; tigrfam=TIGR02234; transmembrane_helix_parts=Inside_1_18,TMhelix_19_41,Outside_42_60,TMhelix_61_83,Inside_84_89,TMhelix_90_112,Outside_113_137,TMhelix_138_160,Inside_161_206): protein MINRQESTGRSATGRRLLVSCVIGMLAVAVGLWAASSAVWIRQRYRTPFSGADVARVAGEAIRPELTPLALATLAAIAAVLATGGLLRRLIGLIIVLEAVLLGWRLFGWLAGPRGVSELPGAAPGSEPLEVRGVLPYGPALMGGAALVLLLCGLAVMLAARRMPAMGAKYSAPAEARETRDPDRRLWEDLDEGRDPTEAGDGYENG from the coding sequence TTGATCAACCGACAGGAGTCAACCGGGCGGAGCGCGACGGGCCGCCGGTTGTTGGTCTCGTGCGTCATCGGCATGCTTGCCGTCGCCGTCGGGCTGTGGGCGGCGAGTTCAGCGGTGTGGATCCGGCAGCGTTACCGGACACCGTTCTCCGGGGCCGACGTGGCACGAGTGGCCGGTGAGGCGATTCGGCCCGAGCTCACCCCGCTCGCACTGGCCACCCTGGCGGCGATCGCCGCCGTGCTGGCGACCGGTGGTCTGCTGCGTCGGTTGATCGGTCTGATCATCGTCCTCGAGGCGGTTCTGCTGGGATGGCGCCTGTTCGGCTGGTTGGCGGGGCCCCGAGGCGTTTCCGAGCTGCCCGGCGCCGCGCCGGGCAGCGAACCGCTGGAGGTGCGTGGGGTCCTGCCCTACGGTCCCGCACTGATGGGAGGCGCGGCGCTCGTGCTCCTGCTGTGCGGTTTGGCGGTGATGCTCGCCGCCCGGCGGATGCCGGCCATGGGGGCCAAGTACTCCGCACCCGCCGAAGCGCGGGAAACCCGTGATCCGGACCGGCGTCTCTGGGAGGATCTGGACGAAGGGCGTGACCCCACCGAAGCGGGTGACGGATACGAGAACGGTTGA
- a CDS encoding hypothetical protein (product_source=Hypo-rule applied; cath_funfam=3.30.200.20; superfamily=53067), with amino-acid sequence MRWDIVPPPAAGFTLNGFSIGTATGTAGKGSVVIERDRTIRAYCHLRVSVRPALCEVAS; translated from the coding sequence ATGCGCTGGGACATTGTTCCGCCCCCTGCGGCGGGGTTCACACTGAACGGGTTTAGCATCGGTACCGCGACCGGCACGGCGGGGAAGGGGAGTGTCGTGATCGAGCGCGATAGGACGATCCGCGCGTATTGCCACCTGCGAGTAAGTGTCCGGCCGGCCCTGTGCGAGGTGGCCTCGTGA
- a CDS encoding indole-3-glycerol phosphate synthase (product_source=KO:K01609; cath_funfam=3.20.20.70; cog=COG0134; ko=KO:K01609; pfam=PF00218; superfamily=51366): MSVLDAIIDDVRQDLAAREAEVPFEEIKQLSAAAQPPKDVWAALHEPGVGVIAEVKRRSPSKGELADIAEPADLAAGYYESGARIISVLTEQRRFGGSLRDLDAVRARVNAPLLRKDFIVSPYQVHEARAHGADMVLLIVAALEQNALEALLDRVESLGMMALVEVHTAEEADRALAAGGKIIGINARDLHTLEVDRDVFGRIAPGLPAGVIKIAESGVRGPSDLMAYAGSGADAVLVGEGLVSSDNPRAALTQLVTAGSHPACPRPSRG, encoded by the coding sequence GTGAGTGTTTTGGACGCGATCATCGACGATGTTCGGCAGGACCTGGCCGCCCGTGAGGCGGAGGTCCCGTTCGAGGAGATCAAGCAGCTTTCGGCGGCCGCACAACCACCCAAGGACGTCTGGGCGGCACTGCACGAGCCCGGTGTCGGCGTGATCGCGGAGGTGAAGCGGCGCAGTCCCTCGAAGGGAGAGCTGGCCGACATCGCCGAACCCGCCGATCTCGCCGCCGGATACTACGAGTCGGGTGCCCGCATAATCAGCGTGCTCACCGAACAGCGTCGTTTCGGGGGTTCGCTGCGGGACCTGGACGCGGTGCGTGCCCGGGTGAACGCGCCGCTGCTGCGGAAGGACTTCATCGTCAGTCCCTACCAGGTGCACGAGGCCCGTGCGCACGGTGCCGACATGGTGCTGCTCATCGTCGCGGCCCTGGAGCAGAACGCCCTCGAAGCGCTGCTGGACCGAGTGGAGTCACTCGGGATGATGGCCCTGGTCGAGGTGCACACCGCGGAGGAGGCCGATCGCGCGCTCGCGGCCGGTGGCAAGATCATCGGAATCAACGCGCGTGACCTGCACACCCTGGAAGTCGACCGCGACGTGTTCGGTCGCATCGCTCCGGGGCTGCCCGCCGGGGTCATCAAGATCGCGGAATCCGGGGTGCGGGGGCCGAGCGATCTGATGGCCTACGCCGGTTCCGGCGCCGACGCGGTGCTGGTGGGCGAAGGGCTGGTCAGCAGTGACAATCCACGTGCGGCGTTGACACAGTTGGTCACGGCGGGCTCGCACCCCGCCTGCCCGCGTCCCAGCCGCGGATAG
- a CDS encoding tryptophan synthase beta chain (product_source=KO:K01696; cath_funfam=3.40.50.1100; cog=COG0133; ko=KO:K01696; pfam=PF00291; superfamily=53686; tigrfam=TIGR00263), with product MTARDSDTARRAATPEEANPHGHDPDSGGHFGSYGGRFMPEALIAAQDELADEYEKARNDPEFVAELERLLRDYAGRPSPLTEAERFGAHAGGARVFLKREDLNHTGSHKINNVLGQALLVKRMGKRRVIAETGAGQHGVATATACALLDLDCVVYMGATDTERQALNVARMRLLGAEVRPVDTGSATLKDAINEALRDWVANVADTHYLLGTAAGAHPFPLMVRNLHRIIGEESREQVLRHTGGLPDAVVACVGGGSNAIGIFHGFIDDPGVRLVGMEAGGHGLDSGEHGAALTSGTPGTLHGARSYLLQDEDGQIAEAYSISAGLDYPGVGPEHAWLADTGRAEYRAVTDDEAMHAFRLLSRTEGIIPAIESAHALAGALRLGAELGPEAVLVVNLSGRGDKDMDTAAQYFGLVPEAGITGEDQR from the coding sequence ATGACAGCACGAGACTCCGACACCGCGCGGCGAGCCGCGACTCCGGAGGAGGCGAACCCCCACGGGCACGATCCCGATTCCGGTGGGCACTTCGGTTCCTACGGGGGCCGCTTCATGCCCGAGGCACTGATAGCGGCACAGGACGAGCTGGCCGATGAGTACGAGAAGGCTCGTAACGATCCGGAGTTCGTCGCCGAGCTCGAACGGCTGTTGCGCGACTACGCGGGCAGGCCCTCACCGCTTACCGAGGCCGAACGATTCGGTGCCCACGCGGGCGGTGCTCGGGTCTTCCTCAAGCGGGAGGACCTCAACCACACCGGATCCCACAAGATCAACAATGTGCTGGGGCAGGCCCTGCTGGTCAAGCGAATGGGCAAACGCCGCGTGATCGCCGAGACCGGCGCGGGCCAGCACGGTGTCGCCACCGCCACGGCCTGTGCGCTGCTCGACCTGGACTGTGTCGTGTACATGGGAGCCACCGACACCGAGCGGCAGGCCCTCAACGTGGCCCGGATGCGGTTGCTCGGGGCCGAGGTTCGTCCCGTCGACACCGGTTCGGCCACCCTCAAGGACGCGATCAACGAAGCACTCCGCGACTGGGTGGCCAACGTCGCCGACACGCACTACCTGCTCGGCACCGCGGCCGGTGCCCACCCGTTCCCCCTCATGGTCCGCAACCTGCACAGGATCATCGGCGAGGAGAGCAGGGAGCAGGTACTGCGACACACCGGTGGGCTGCCCGACGCGGTGGTCGCCTGTGTGGGTGGGGGATCCAACGCCATCGGGATCTTCCACGGCTTCATCGACGACCCCGGGGTGCGACTGGTGGGCATGGAGGCCGGTGGTCACGGCCTCGACAGTGGTGAGCACGGTGCCGCGCTCACCAGTGGGACGCCCGGCACGCTGCACGGTGCCAGGTCCTATCTGCTGCAGGACGAGGACGGCCAGATCGCTGAGGCGTACTCGATATCGGCAGGACTGGACTATCCCGGTGTGGGACCCGAGCACGCCTGGCTGGCCGACACCGGGCGTGCGGAGTACCGCGCCGTCACCGATGACGAGGCGATGCACGCGTTCCGACTGCTGTCCCGTACCGAAGGCATCATCCCGGCCATCGAGTCGGCGCACGCGTTGGCCGGTGCTCTCCGGCTCGGTGCGGAACTCGGCCCGGAGGCCGTGCTCGTGGTCAACCTTTCCGGGCGGGGTGACAAGGACATGGACACTGCCGCGCAGTACTTCGGTCTCGTGCCCGAGGCCGGGATCACGGGAGAGGACCAGCGGTGA
- a CDS encoding tryptophan synthase alpha chain (product_source=KO:K01695; cath_funfam=3.20.20.70; cog=COG0159; ko=KO:K01695; pfam=PF00290; superfamily=51366; tigrfam=TIGR00262), which produces MSLHEVFRDCAAQRRAALIGYLPAGFPTVPDSVELFRAMVRGDGDTPGCDVVEIGIPYSDPVMDGPTIQAASGEALRNGFRVRQLFDIVSAVAETGAAPVVMTYWNPVHHYGPDAFARDLAAAGGLGVITPDLVPDEADEWLAAARQHRLDRIFLVAPSSTERRLAMTAGAGSGFLYAASVMGVTGARDSVSGSARELVRRTRAHTELPVGVGLGVRTAEHAAEVAEFADGVIVGSAFIDRARQDGTAGVAEFAAELGRGVRKNSAPVP; this is translated from the coding sequence GTGAGTCTGCACGAGGTATTCCGCGACTGCGCGGCCCAGCGACGCGCGGCCCTGATCGGTTATCTGCCCGCGGGGTTTCCCACCGTCCCCGACAGCGTCGAGTTGTTCCGCGCCATGGTGCGCGGTGACGGTGACACCCCCGGCTGTGACGTCGTCGAGATCGGTATTCCCTACTCGGATCCGGTCATGGACGGCCCCACCATCCAGGCCGCCAGCGGTGAGGCCCTGCGCAACGGGTTCCGGGTCCGCCAGTTGTTCGACATCGTCTCGGCGGTCGCCGAGACGGGAGCCGCTCCGGTGGTGATGACCTACTGGAATCCGGTGCACCACTACGGCCCCGACGCCTTCGCGCGGGACCTCGCGGCCGCGGGCGGCCTCGGTGTGATCACTCCGGACCTGGTGCCCGACGAGGCCGACGAGTGGCTGGCCGCGGCACGGCAGCACCGGCTCGACCGGATCTTCCTGGTCGCTCCCTCCTCCACCGAACGCAGACTGGCGATGACCGCCGGAGCGGGATCGGGGTTCCTCTACGCGGCGTCGGTAATGGGGGTCACCGGTGCGCGTGACTCGGTCTCCGGTTCCGCCCGGGAACTCGTGCGGCGCACCCGCGCGCACACCGAGCTGCCGGTCGGCGTGGGGCTGGGGGTGCGCACCGCCGAGCACGCCGCCGAGGTGGCGGAGTTCGCCGACGGTGTGATCGTCGGCTCCGCCTTCATCGACCGTGCCAGGCAGGACGGCACGGCCGGAGTCGCGGAGTTCGCGGCCGAACTCGGGCGTGGCGTCCGGAAGAACTCCGCTCCGGTCCCGTGA
- a CDS encoding prolipoprotein diacylglyceryl transferase (product_source=TIGR00544; cog=COG0682; pfam=PF01790; tigrfam=TIGR00544; transmembrane_helix_parts=Outside_1_28,TMhelix_29_48,Inside_49_60,TMhelix_61_83,Outside_84_102,TMhelix_103_125,Inside_126_131,TMhelix_132_154,Outside_155_194,TMhelix_195_217,Inside_218_223,TMhelix_224_243,Outside_244_257,TMhelix_258_280,Inside_281_353), which yields MTVALPASATTYLANIPSPPQGVWYVGPIPIRAYALCIIAGIVVAILWSERRWVARGGRKGAVTDIAVFAVPFGLVGGRIYHVITDYWRYFGPDSPNPWWDVFKIWQGGLGIWGAVALGAIGAWIGCRRRGVPLPAFADAVAPGLVVAQAIGRLGNYFNQELYGGPTDLPWGLEIYQREPNPVTGVAVSDVPVEVVHPTFLYELLWNLLVALLLVWADRRFRLGHGRVFALYVAGYTAGRFWIEMMRTDPASTPFDLGIRVNVYVSALVFLGAVGYLLLVRRSREEPERLLGKPLPGDPDYGATPPDTPAEVATPPNDSRESTDERRSGSEPDSGTSENARRGEPGSGDDGQR from the coding sequence GTGACTGTCGCGCTACCCGCCTCGGCGACCACCTATCTGGCCAACATACCCAGCCCGCCCCAGGGCGTGTGGTACGTCGGTCCGATCCCCATTCGTGCCTACGCCCTGTGCATCATCGCGGGGATCGTCGTCGCGATCCTCTGGTCGGAACGGCGATGGGTCGCCCGAGGTGGGCGCAAGGGCGCCGTCACCGACATCGCGGTCTTCGCCGTCCCGTTCGGGCTGGTCGGCGGCAGGATCTACCATGTGATCACCGATTACTGGCGCTACTTCGGCCCGGACAGCCCCAATCCGTGGTGGGACGTCTTCAAGATCTGGCAGGGTGGTCTCGGCATCTGGGGAGCCGTGGCACTGGGCGCCATCGGTGCCTGGATCGGTTGCAGGAGACGTGGCGTCCCGCTGCCCGCCTTCGCCGACGCCGTCGCCCCGGGACTGGTGGTCGCGCAGGCGATCGGAAGGCTGGGCAACTACTTCAACCAGGAGCTCTACGGCGGACCGACCGACCTGCCGTGGGGGTTGGAGATATACCAGCGCGAGCCGAATCCGGTGACCGGTGTGGCCGTCAGCGACGTTCCCGTCGAAGTGGTGCACCCGACCTTCCTCTACGAGCTGCTGTGGAACCTGTTGGTCGCACTGCTGCTCGTCTGGGCCGACCGCAGGTTCCGGCTGGGGCACGGCAGGGTGTTCGCACTGTACGTGGCCGGCTACACGGCGGGCCGGTTCTGGATCGAGATGATGCGTACCGATCCGGCTTCCACCCCGTTCGACCTCGGCATCCGGGTCAACGTCTACGTCTCGGCACTGGTCTTCCTCGGGGCGGTCGGCTACCTGCTGCTGGTCCGGCGTTCCAGGGAGGAACCCGAGCGGTTGCTGGGCAAACCGTTACCCGGGGACCCGGACTACGGAGCGACTCCTCCCGACACTCCGGCCGAGGTGGCGACGCCGCCGAACGACTCCCGTGAGAGCACCGACGAGCGGCGGTCCGGTTCCGAACCGGATTCCGGAACCTCCGAGAACGCGCGGCGGGGTGAGCCCGGGAGCGGCGACGACGGGCAACGTTAG